The sequence CATCAAGCAAGCCGTAAGTGTAAGGGGACTTTGTGATTATCAAGTCTTTTCCCCTGGGTTTACGGATTAGGAAACTGTGGTCCAGAGAGGGATATAGATTTGCCTCAGGGACACAGGGAGCTGACTGTAGAGTTAGGACTAAACAAAGCACCCTGGCCGACTGTCCACCCTGATGCATTCTTAggtggaaagggaaggaagatgaCCCTGAGTATAGGCCCTTCTCAGACTGACTTGTTTCTAAGAAGAAACTAGAGAATGGCATATGAGAGTAATGAGCTTTGAAATACCACCACCATGCTCTCTAGTAAAACATGCCTGTGACTAGCCATTCAGATCAACAACTCCTTCTTTATTGTTACTTAAGAACACAATTGTTGCTGTCAGCCTAAAActgctgtaaaaaataaagtcaatttcaaaaaagaagatGATGACAGCAACAGTGGTAGCAGCAACATAAGGGCATGGGAAGGAAGATACTCATGGAGGGAGGATGCTGAGAAGGTACCTTCCTAGCCATGCTTACTGAaagccacaagaaaaaaaaagacatgcaaattaCTGAATGAGGTGCAGAGGTACTATGCAATTTGTCCCCCAGAAAGTGGCTTCTGGGAAACTGTTCTGATATGCTTCCAGGTGTGCCAGTGGCTAGTCTCCGGGAGGCACACTCATTCTATACCTTCTACTTAAGGCTCCATCATGCATCATGAATCATGCATGTGGAGGGCTGGGACACCTTCATGATGGATCCCAAAAGCAGTATTAAAGTCTGCTTCCCTTGATGGGCGTTGAGATTCAGAGCTCACCTACAGTTCATTCCCACGTGCTCCATGAGGTCTGAATCAGTCTAAAGAGGCAAGATTGGGAGCTGGGAGCCACCTTTCCTTTCCCAAGTCTAGAGAAAGTTCAGGGTGAGAATACTGATTGAGGAGTAAGAAAGAACCTTATGCAATGATCAGTTAATCTTTAAATTGAACTCATTGCAGGTGTAGACGACTGACCTGTTTTGATGTGTGGTAGTGCCGGGAGGAGGAGGCCTATCTGCTACTAGAATTGAAGGAAGAATTTGCCATAGAGAGAGGTTGGAGTGGAGGGAGGACCAGCAGGTCAGAGAGGCAGAAGGTCCTCTAATTTTCTGAGTACACTTTCAGCTGCCAGGGTAGGAAGGAGCTggtctgggccaggtgcagtggctcacgcctgtaatcccagcactttgggaggccaaggtgggtggatcgcaaggtgaggagttcgagaccagcctgaccaatatggtgaaaccccgtctctactaaaaatacaaaaattagccaggtgtggtggcatgcacctgcaatcccagctactcgggaggctgaggcagaagaatcacttgaacccgggaggcggagtttgcagtgagctgaaatcacgccattgcactgcagcctggggacagagcaagactctgtctcaaaaaaataaaaaaaaaaaaagaagaagctgatCTGCTGGAGTATATTTACCTCTCCACTGAGAATGCAGAATTCCTTAAGCTTATTTGAAGAATCTTTTGAAAATTAACAGTatccttttcagaaaaataacTGGATGTGATCATTTCTGCCTTTATGCAGATATCCATCTTCATATGTCAGCACCTCGATTTTAAGATTCACCCGCTGTAGTTCATCTCCTAGAAAGTGTTAGCACCACTTTATTTGGGGGGTAACAATGGCGTCCCCTACAGGTCAGAGATGTCTTATTTGTCCCCAGGTGGCTGTGGTGCTTCTCTCCTTCATTGTATCTGGTCCTCTCGGAGACCTGGCTTcgtttcttccccttctgccctcCTATTCAGGGCTCCGTGCCTCCCTAGGCCTTCCTGGCTATGCAGGGGTGCACCTGAACACTTCATCTCCACTTACTGCTTTATGCCCCAGGTGGGATCCCCAGGAGTCCTATGGCAGGGAAGGTGAGAGGAGCTGGAAGTCATAGCTGGTGAATGTGCAGATATGGAGGAGGCAAAACTCCAAGTGAGTAAGTGTACAAGCTTCACTAAAGTGTTCTCGTAAGATTAGCAGGAGGAAAAATGAGAAGCTTTGGGGCTAGGAACAAGGGTGAGATAACCTTAAGAAAAAACATAGATTAAGGGAGACATATTTAGAAACTCaaagtttcctctttttttgtccTCCATTCTCACTGCTAATAAGGAGTGAGATCCCCATTGCCACAGAAGTGTGGGAATAGACCTTCTCACCTGTAGGTTTTCTTCCTTATGCAGAGCCCCCAGGGCTGAGGAGTTACTCTACGTTAGAAAATCACAGCCTCTACCAACATTTATAGATGTAGTATACAACGACAAGGACAGAACTAGTCATGTTGGTGGAAAATAGGGCCTTTCTCTAGTTCTATGACCTTGTCTGGAGCCAGATGTCACTGTAAACAAGGGATCTAATGTAATGATTAAGTGTTGACAGATGCAAAGGTAGTCTTTCAGTGGCTGTCAGGAAGGGTTGCCAAGAATGGAGTGGACTCACAGGCTCAGTACACTGGGAGCCTGTGAGAGCCCACCAGCAAGCTCTGGGAGAGAGCTACCGCTCCACAGCACTTAGTGAGGTGGGGAGCTTTCTTCCTGGGTTGGAATAATGGCTTGGAAGTCAGGAAACCTAGGGTCTAGTTCCAGCTGTACCACTAACTAGCAACAAGCCATGTGCAAGTCACTGGAAAGGCAGGGGTTACATTTGGTCAGGGATGGCAAATGTGTGGCACACGCACCCTTCCCCCTCTTGTTCCTTCATTAGAGGCTCTTGTTCAACCATATCACTGTCCGGAATTGTTTTTCTACAGCATTTTGGGtagacacttcttttttttttgagacacagtttggctcttattgcccaggctgaagtgaagcagcaccatctcacctcactgcaacctccgcctcccaggttcaagtgattctcctgcctcagcctccctagtagctggattacaggcacccgccaccatgacccactaatttttgtagttttagtagagatggggtttcaccatgctggccaggctggtatcgaactcctgacctcaggtgatccacccgccgcagcctcccaaaatgctgggattacaggtgtaagccaccatgcccgaccgaCACTTCCAATTAGAGTTGGTACACAAACTGAAATCTACTTGCTATCCCTCAATTCCATGCTCTCCAAAGTCACTTCTAGCTCTAAAATGGAAGGTTCTGACTTTCCAACTAAGAGGTGCCCATTTCTCTGATTTAGTAATAgcttactaaaaagaaaaaaaaaaaaggaaaatggaaatttagGATCATAATTCCATTGACTCTTCTTCCTCATCCTGAGGCTAAGCAGGGTCTTCCTGAGGTCGCACTCTCCTTCCTTCTGTGCCACAGAATGACTGTATTTGAGCTTCACCCCTCTGTCAGTTCACCCTGCATGGCAGTGTCCCAGGCTGTTGCTCCCTTTTGTCTAGAACAGCCCACGCTTAATAGTTTTAGATTTGGCATCAAGGAATCTACAAGGAAAGGAATTTTCTCAAGCCACTAAAATCCAAGTCAGAAGGGAAAGCATTTAATTACTTCATTCACCGTTCTCCAAAGCGAATCAGATTTACCCTTCTTACCCCTTGCTGGAAGGCGATGCCAGAAACAGTACTTAGACAGAACCACTTCAGAAATCAAGTGTTTGCAACTGTGTTTTATTGGAAGAAAGAGTGGAGGGGTTAACATGGGGCCCACCTCACAACCCACTCTTCACCCCCAAAATCACGCAGGGGTGGGACTCAGGAAAAGGAAGCATGAGTGTGTTGAATAGGAGCCCTAACTGGAGTTACTTCTTTCAcagcagggaaggaagagggaagaggcagCTGTGGAAAGGATGAGGTTGAGGGAGGTGGGATATCTCGCTGCTCTGAGCTTAGGTTGAGTCCTCCACAGAATCATCGAAGTGGACTGGCACATACGGGCTCCCTTCACAGGCCACAATGATGTGTCTCTCCAAATTGCTGGTCTGGTATGCACAGTTGGGGTACTTGGAGCCGTCTGTCAGGCGGCACTCTGTGATGTGCATTCTGGAATTGCTCTTGAAGCAGTTGGTCTGCCCGTTCTTGCAGGTGACATTTTCCTGGAAGCAGACATTCTGGACATCTACCAGGGGCTCGTGCACAAAGGTGTTCACTGATTTGCACCACCCCTGTGTCATATTCCGGCGCTTCATCATTTGGTTGCAGTAGGTAGAGCTGCTGCTGGGGGAACTGTCTGAGTCCATGTGTTGCCGCTGGAATTTCTCGGCCGCGGATTCACTGCCTAGGGAAGGCTGGGCCCAGCCCAGCACCAGTAGCACCAGGACAAACAGAGGGAGCAGGATGACAGACTTATCCAGAGCCATGGTGGCCTCACTTTCTCGGAAAAGCCTAATtgagaaaaggagacagaaggaaaagagGCCTCTTAGAAAAAGAACTCCAGCTCCCACCTATGGCTTCCCTGGCTTACAGTTTCGGTCTCAGGTCAACCAGAAAGATGTCCGTCCCACTTCCTGAGGTTTTTTGTGTAATGAGACACTCACGTGTATCCTTCTCCACAAGCGTTTTATTGCCACTCTCCAAAGTGAGGTCTTTTTCCCCTTTAGGTGGTGACCTACGAAGTGACCTAAAATCCTGTCAGTTTCTATCTTTGAATACTGGCGTTTCTTTGATCCAAAATACATTTGTATCTAGTGCTCAAATGGCTCATCAAAACATCAGTTTGAATAAATCATGAACCAAATTGTATCCCCAACATCTAGGACCATGGGTGACAGAGTCTTGTTGTCTTACAGCGTAAGGGAACTCAGGCCAGTGCCTGACACTGGCATCATAAAGGATTCCATTGCATTCCAAAGAAAAATGCTGGCCTCCCCCAACTTGAGGGCTCCTTCTTTTCCAGTTCCATGGATGCTCTGTAGCCTGCACGTTCCACCCCGACCCCTCTGCCTGCAGCTGATGTTTGCCTGGGTCACATTGTTTTCAGTGCTAACATCATCCAAGCTTTCTCAGTGCTGTGGACTGGCCCTAGCTTCTTCCTCTCCAACCCTGAAGCAGAAGCGGCACCTGAGAACATCTCTTGGACTGCTTACCTGGACCTGCAGCTTGGTGTCTGAGAGAGATGGAAGGCCAGTTTCTGCAATCACTCAGCTCCTGGGGTGTGGACCTTATATAGATGACAAAGGGGTTTGGCTTCCAAGAGGAAAACGGTGGGAGGAGCATATCGAACTGAGTTCAAATAAAATCAAGGACGTGAGGAAGGAGTGGTGAATCACCCAGGCCACCATCTTTTCAGGGCTGCTGAAGAAAGAGCAAATATTTGCCTACATTAGTCTTTCTTCCTATGTAAACCACATCTGTCTGCTGATGCACAAAGAGCAGCAGAGAAAGCCACTACAGCACTGGTGCCCAAACCTGACACACTAGGGACAAAGCCCTTGTTACTTCTTCGTGGGCCATTTTCACCAAGTAGACTTGGAGGTTAACAAAGGATGCAAAAGGTGATCACGGGAAAGGGAGGCCCTCTCCTCAGGAGAGGTACTAATGGGAGACATGGAATTCTGGCCAAAGCTATTCCAGGGCTCCTAGGGAGCAAAACCCAAGTCTCTTTCTAGGAGGGCATTCTCCCAACAGTACCTCTCccgggggtgggaggtggggtcgGGGGGAATGGAGGCTGTCCTGCTGCCCCCAACTGGAAGGCTTCCCAGATCTGGAGAAGAAAGGGGGAGTAACTGAatagggaggaagaggaggcttcTAGGGTGAGCTCACCCAGTTCTGGCCACTTCCAGCCCACCCTCCTCCCCTGCTCTGGGGGCATCGAGAGGATGGAGCTGTTCTTATCTACTGATCACAACCACTGACCCGGTAGGTCGGAATTGAGTAGAGAAACTGAAGATAAACTTAAATCCcaaatctcaaattatttttggGTAAAAAACACAAAGCATATCATATTTGTCAGCAGCAGAATGCCCTCCTAGAAGgagacctgtttttttttgttgttgttgttgagtaaCAATTTGGATTCCTGTAGAGTAAGAATTATCAAAATATCTCTTCGTGCTCTGTGTTCAGATTGTTTCAGCCTCTCTGTGTAAAAAGTGGCCATGGTGAAATTATCTGACCTACGTTGTGTGGTTGTAGGTCATAAGATCCTCATTCCAGAGAAGGTCCTGCCCCCCATACCCAGAAAAAAGAACGAATGCCCagggaggccaagaagaatctagacagggaggccttgctgggtttccccactcagccTATTTTCATTAGATCACACCCCtgttgtccaatcacatttctacacagcTGTTCATACTTTGTTGGTACCTCAGTATAACAATGCCCACTTTCCCCTCTATCTTTGGGTCTTCTGAAGGCCCCCGTGTTGTgttaaggaaggagaccactactactcctgcttccctcctccccccaccttgcctagttcacaagacaggaagaaagagacaaagaaacaaaCGTAAGATGAAcagccagacaaccttggcaccaccacccggacctaggagttaaaaaaaaggaataataataacatcaacccctgacctaaactacttgtgttatctgtaaattccagacactgtatgaaaaaaaaaaagtgttgtaaaactttttgttctgttaactgatgcatgtagcccccagtcacgtttcccaCGCTGGCTcgatttatcacgaccctttcatgtGGACCCCTTAaggttgtaagcctttaaaaaggccaagtattTCCTTTTCCGGGAGCTCAGCTCTTAAGACGCAAGTCTGCTGacgctcccagctgaataaaaaacctcttccttctttaatcctgTGTCTGAGGATTTTTGTCTGCGGTTCATCCTGCTATAGTGTAAAACTctgataaataaaattgtatgcaGTTTTCCTATTAAActgtcttttgtcagttgattttcagcGAACCTTCGGAGGGTGAAAGGGGAATTTTTCCTTGGCTCCTATAGTTTGCTtactcccccagcccccacctatattttatttttctgattcttaaataatgcttttattattttgaatagtcAAGTTagaatgtgttcattcattcattcaactgtgGGATACAGACATAGATAAGACACAGGACTTACCCGAAAGGCGCCTGGTGGGATGGTTTGGATTAGTCAGGTGGACCCCACTAAGGCACTGGGCGTGGCTGCACAAAAGTGGTCTCCACCCAGCAAGATGATTGCAGAACCACAGTTCAGATGTGAGCAGGTCTTCTGTAACTATAATAAGGCTCTTCAACAGCCCCTGGCCCTAGGAATCCTGAAACTACAGGAAGCCATTTTGTCTATTTATGCATAGCAATCTAGACAAGCCCATGGACTTTTAATTGCACTTCATAGGGAACCATCAAAAGCCCTTACTGCAGCCTTATCCTTGACCCAGTTGCAAAGGCATAGCCCCGCTTGTCTTAGGGCAGTAGATGCCACGCCACATTTGTTGTTGCTTCTGCTGAAGTTGTTCTAGGCTCCCTGCTTGACCTCCTGCACAGGCATTACACCTGACTGAGATCTCACTGCACATTTCAGGCAGCTGATCAACCTCTTGTAAGATTCTATCGCTCTCTCCCTCTCACGTTACTACTCATCTCTGCAGCACACTGAATTCTGCCACCCTCTGTCCCTACCAGAAGGGGAGCCTCTTGATTGTCTTATCTCAGTAGGGAACATTCAGCATATCAGTCAGAATTATTAACAACTCCTATTGAGAACTCGGACCTAATATGATTTACTGATGGATCATACCACAAAATTGAAACTTGAGCTTAGTacactgaggaaagaaaaatcaattcttCCTTTACCCTCCTAGAGTCTAGGGCTGGGGGCTGtgtaaattaaaatgacaaaagacagatttaacaggagaaaaggcataacaatttaatttaatattaatattctacATGAATATGGAAGTCTTcataaaaa comes from Piliocolobus tephrosceles isolate RC106 unplaced genomic scaffold, ASM277652v3 unscaffolded_40578, whole genome shotgun sequence and encodes:
- the LOC113223283 gene encoding ribonuclease 1B pancreatic, producing the protein MALDKSVILLPLFVLVLLVLGWAQPSLGSESAAEKFQRQHMDSDSSPSSSSTYCNQMMKRRNMTQGWCKSVNTFVHEPLVDVQNVCFQENVTCKNGQTNCFKSNSRMHITECRLTDGSKYPNCAYQTSNLERHIIVACEGSPYVPVHFDDSVEDST